In Miscanthus floridulus cultivar M001 chromosome 19, ASM1932011v1, whole genome shotgun sequence, the DNA window ACCAGGATATCAAATGTAAATATTATGAACAAACTCTACTGATTACATTTCAGTGAAAATACATGCTCTCTATGATCGAAATGAAACTAATAACACTATGGCATCAATGCTCAGAATTTCAAATAAAATTCATGTAATCGTTATAAAAAATGTGTTCTCCATCCTTTGGGACAAAGTAAACATAAGCAGTAAATTTTCACAGCTCATCCATGCACACAAATTATTTTAAACAAATACAAAAAGTTAAGTATGATTGCATCTATCTCATGacttgtactccctctgtcccaaaatataaGGCGTAACCTTTTTTATTCATGTCCTATAATATAAGGCGTGCTCTCTCTAGACACACGTATATCGATGCAATAGCACTAGTATTGTGAGAGAGAATTAAATACGTTCCTTGGTCTTTGAACCAGAGGTGGTTACGCCTTATATActggggacggagggagtactacatAGGAGCCAAAGTTTAAGTTGTCTTACCGATATTGCAAAGATATTTATGTAGAAATCAATTAAGGTTGCCGCCATCCACCTGAGTGCACAATTGAAACATTAAACTTgatatttatgtttgataaatgATAAGTatgctttgaatagaactatGCATCTAAACCATCCAACACATGTATGAGCTTTCCATTTTAATTGTTGGATACTGAGTTGTACTAACTCTTGCTTTTAGTACACATGATGAACAGAAATCTATTCACTTGCCACCCTAAATTGTTAAATCAAGTAAATATTTAGAGATTTTTTGTTATAACTTTTAAAAATACTAACAGGCAAATACCAAAAAATTAGTTGTCTGACTtgttttttttggcaaaaaacaTTTGTTAAATTCATCACAACTTTcaaccaccccccccccccccccccctccccgccgtgccaaaaaaaaaattctctctCTTTAATCCAGCTGTTATGCCCTGGTGGAGGGAATTGGCGGTGGAGGGCCAAGGCTTCTTAGGTGGTAGTGGTGATCAGCCGGCTGCCAAGGCTCCTTGCCTCGTCGCTCCCAATCTATGTTGGCCCTGAGAGGTAGAGAGAGGATAGGAGGAAGATTGTTTCATTGCTAGATTTCTAAAGTACAACGTCCAGGATTACATAGGCAAACAAGCCAATCAGTTCTCCTAACTTTTCTCCCAATCTAACTAATCAATTGACTAAACCGATCACCTTCCTTTTCTCAACCAATCACTAATCAATCTAAGATTATGCTGCCCTCTTGTTCCAGCAGCCGTAGGTGCAGCCCCACATGACACCAGCACTCTCTCGTAAAGAAACCACCATAGTCATCTAGGTTGCCACAAGCCCACAACCTATCGCCATGGCTTGCAACTGCTGCAGCAGGAAAGGGCAGGAAGGAGTGAATGAGGCCAAGGTTGAGTAGCAGTGTGGGAGAGACTGAAGCTCACATGTCAATACATTGGGACATGGTACCTCCTAGTCAGATTACACACTAGTATTAATACATTGGGACATGGTACCTCCTACTCAGATTACACACTAGTATTTAACAAGATTCAATGAGTTACATTTTTttttggggggtgggggggggggggggggtgcgtaGACCAAGTTAACTGACTGGAATATCTGTGAAACTTAACCTTTTTTTGAGGGATCTGCGAAACTTAACTAGGACATGCAGTTTTTTGTTTACCGTTCTGAAATCCTACAGTTTCATAAAAAATAACTCGATATAAAAGTTTAGCAATTAAAAAATCTTGACTATAACTTCAGTGTATAGCACGATTCCCATATGTCACATTTACTCCATATTTGGAAAGTTAAAACAACCTAGAACTGTGCGGTTATTGTTCTTGGGATGCTGCAATCTTGCATTTAGTTACTCTTTTCACACTTGCATCAATTACATTGAGCTCAATGGGCTTCAGAAATCAGCAAAGCAACAAAGTATGAACTGTATTCACTTACGGTGTCAACAATTCCTTCCTAAAAGGTAGTCCATCATTGATGACAGTATATGCGACAACCGCAGCCATGAATATTCCCAAAATGCTGAAAATAACCCTTCCAATTACAATATAAGAGCACTTTCTTTGGGATAGATTACCTTGCCTGAAAATGTTTCAAGAATACATGTCAAGACAAACTAGTATCAACTTAATTTTATTGGATATCTCATTTGATCAACAAGGTCAGCATGTGAGGCTACAATATGCAGAGTAGCAGAAAGGAATTTGGTGGAATGAAATTTGCGGCTTCAGTATATTAGATAACATCTAGATTCTAGAATGCAACTAACCTGGGGCTTTAAGTATGCTGGTTAAGTAGCCAAAGGTATAGAAATCTAAAGAACTAGTCGCAAAGATTTTGGCACTCTACCTGATAAACAGAAGATCAAGTGGATCTTGGGATGACCCCGCAGATGTTACTTCAAAAAGTTTCTTAACAATATAAGCGCAAGTAGCAGCActgaaaagataaaagaataaaaaaaatgtGGATACCATCAAGTCAATAAGACTCATCCAGTCAAAGAGAAGTATAGAAGCACAAAAAGAAGCTACAAAACTAAGAGATATAAAATATTAAAGATAAGGAGTCCAATACCTGCCAAAGCAACACAACAGAACCACCCACACAGCAGAACTAATCCAGTTTGCTTCCTTGTAGATAACCCAAGCCTGAAACACCACACAAGAAGCATCTCTAACTTAAGTCAAGTTAGAAATGAAATCGGATCTCCATAAATGTACCAAAAATAATAAGATCTTGTAAATAGGTAAGAATTAAATTATTCAACATTCTAAGGCTCAATCCCCAGACCTATTTGGCCAAGTTTAACAGGAGCATTTACTCTTCAGGAATTATTCAAGCTAATCAGAGGATAACATTCACTTGGGATATGACAGAAAAAATGATTTGCATGATAACTTTCTAGTCAGTATGCACAAAGGTCAGAACTGGGGTTCAGGTATCTGCAAAACTCAAAATAGAAAGTTTCAGCTAATAACTCTAATACACAAACTGACAAAGGATAATATAGCTAAGACAGATAATGGCACAAAAGAGAATTCCTTATTATTTGGACACTCATTTCTGAGATGCAAGTATGCAACCAACGTGCAATCATGAGTTCACGATGACCTGAACCAAAATGAACTAATGCAAGTTAGGCATgtatttggtttgagtaataggATGGTGATGGATCATCCAATCTAACTCCGAACCTAACATTGTTGTTTAATTTGAGGAGTGGAATGGGTCAAAATCCATCACCACCTCATCTGTCAAAAGCAAATGATCAGTAAAATGGTGAGGAATGGGTAGATCCCACCAAAATTCATGGGATGACCACATGATCGTAGATAGGTTGATCCCTCAAATTAAACATTCTATTAGTTAATCATGTCATACGGATAAAGGGGAAATGCCAAATAACTGGtagaaaaaatagtttaaatACAAGTATGCTACAAAAATCAAGTGAACTTAATAATGCACAAAGCATAGAGTTCAAACATTCTATTCGAAACAGTAAGTCATAAGACTGATAGCTCCATAATCTATTATTCCACCTTATGTCAAATATATTGTCAATGGTATAGCTCAAAATGAATAGACTAGTAGCTGCTTTGCTTCACTTTCCACAGAGTCATTTTTCCAACCCTAGGAGGTACCATCAGATTGTACTTCCAGAAGTACCAAGGCACCTCCCCAAGGCCCAAGTAATAATTTGACAGTGTCTCTTGTTACCTACCAAGGATTATAAAAATAAGCCCTACCAGCAAAATCATCCTCATAAAGATGGTAACTTAACAAGTTTTCGGTGAAAACCATTGTAAAAAAAAGTGTCTGCTTAAGAATCAGTCATAAAAATGAAGGCATTACCGAGATTGCAATTACATTCACATAAAAATCAATCAGTGTTGCCACCATCCACCTACACACAGCAAAGAATTAGAATTTTAAATGAATGTATTTTGCATACATGTAAGCATGAGGAAGAGCTATGAAATGCCTGCTCTGAAGCAACACATAGTTTGGTTGTTATGAATGTATCAATCTCTCAAGAACAAAATTCATTGCGTATAGCAAAACAACCAACACAATTTGCACCAATGAGCAAGACTATGTTTCTACGATAACATATTGGTAAAACACCGACAGCACCTTGCAACTTTGCAAGATAAACAGACTGATGGGACTATAAAACACTCATTGCATAGTATATACATAAAACTAAGGTTAATTAATAAACTGAACTTTCAGAACACAACATAGACGGCCTTGCAAGACCTACACCATCACCAGTTCATCACGTCTCCTTAGCATTTCAAAATGAGAACGCCACTTAAATATGCAGCTTACTGCTTACCACCAGAGAACGTAAGGTAATAGGACTGTAAGAGTGGCTCTGTGGCTCGTTGTTACTTTGAAATGATCAACGGACAGACAAGTTCCACAATCCACAACCCTCTCCAATACCCATTTCCACAAAATCGCAATAGCTTCCTACCAATCCGCAAGCGAGCACATGGGCAGTACTTACGGCGTAAGCAGCTCGGGGCGGAACGGCGAGCCGTCGGTGGCCGAGGTGTACACCAGCGTGGCCACCATGAGCACGCCCAGCGCCGCGAAGACCGCCCTCCACATGACGAGGGATCCCTGCGCCGCCATGACCACGCTCGAGAGGAAACGGCCGCGGATTTAGTGGGGAGGGGCGAATAGTTGCCGGCGGAGCGAGTAATAGGACGAATGGGGAGTGGACGGGAAGCTGACACGTCGGCGCGGCGGAAGCGGAGGCAGAGACGCGGCCACGTAGGAtgtaggcgccgccgccgccgcatcctGCGACTTGGAAGCCGTGTAGGGCGCCGAAGTCGCGGTTGAGAGCAGGTGAGTTGCGGGAGTGAGTCGCCGGCGGCGACTGGCGGATTCCCCGCGATGACTGCGGGGATCGAGACTGTCAGTGTCAGTGTATTTTACGGGTTTTCGGATTTCGTCCGGCCGGAACAACGGCCAGGAAATGACGCTATCCCTCATTTGGTAGCCCAAAGCAAATTCGGCCTAGTCCCTAGTCCAAGGGAATGGGTATTTGAGTTTGAGGCCCATGAAAGAAACGGGCTGCATTCGTTTCAAACTCCTTGTATATAGAACGTAAAATATGTCTTTTGCTAAAAAAAAGAACGTAAAATATGTCTGTGTTTGTTTTTGTGATTAAATCTGAGATACTATCATTTACCCCTTCATTTCTATATTGTTTGATACATTTTCCTAAAACCTGTGACAGATATGGTCTATTTTTACCTGCATAGCCCTCTGTTTTTTTTGCGAGGTACCCCTGTAGGTTTAACCCTGTGACCAAAATGTTCTGCATTGAGTATGTAACAAAAGAATAAATCTATAAAGTTCGGGAAACCCATCAAGTTAAGCGCTACTCTCCTGGTCCTAGATGGAAATGGAGAGTTCACTGCCTGATTTCATGTGCTTGAGTATCTGATGTCTGCCCCATAGGGCCTTCTTGCTTAGATTTGTGACAAGAATGAGTCATAATCAGATTTCACTCCATGTCCTTTCTGTCATATAAGCAAAAGACACAGAAGTTGTTTTCTCTATGTCGCTtgaacatttaaaaaaaatatggtgTGGATCTATTTCCTCTAATTTGTGACATAATTCATCTAGATTTGTCTTATGCCTATTTTCACATTcactataaataaataaaatcttaAACAAGTTGACAACTCAAAGATTGCCATTCAAAATGCGCAACTCTttctatttattattattattattattattattattattattattattattattattattattattattattattattattattattattattataaatgCATTATCTTAGTATCTGAATCCAATGATAATTCCAAGATTGCCATTCATAACGCGTAACTCTTtctatttaattattattattattgttgttgttgttgttgtttgttgttgttgttattattataAATGCATTTTCTTAGTATCTG includes these proteins:
- the LOC136529148 gene encoding uncharacterized protein isoform X2 — its product is MAAQGSLVMWRAVFAALGVLMVATLVYTSATDGSPFRPELLTPWMVATLIDFYVNVIAISAWVIYKEANWISSAVWVVLLCCFGSAATCAYIVKKLFEVTSAGSSQDPLDLLFIRQGNLSQRKCSYIVIGRVIFSILGIFMAAVVAYTVINDGLPFRKELLTPWMAATLIDFYINIFAISVWVTHKESSWISTTIWIVLLICLGSITTCGYIVLQLFKVSYQDPIYHVLLNSHSKKI
- the LOC136529148 gene encoding uncharacterized protein isoform X1 — translated: MAAQGSLVMWRAVFAALGVLMVATLVYTSATDGSPFRPELLTPWMVATLIDFYVNVIAISAWVIYKEANWISSAVWVVLLCCFGSAATCAYIVKKLFEVTSAGSSQDPLDLLFIRQGNLSQRKCSYIVIGRVIFSILGIFMAAVVAYTVINDGLPFRKELLTPWMAATLIDFYINIFAISVWVTHKESSWISTTIWIVLLICLGSITTCGYIVLQLFKVSYQDPIYHVLLNSHSKYGIPTSL